One genomic segment of Microbacterium sp. ProA8 includes these proteins:
- a CDS encoding iron chelate uptake ABC transporter family permease subunit — protein MTATFLDGARRATRSLRHPTGALWALTALAVAIVLVFLLTDLPGKWEYALGLRTRTIAGMVIAAAAVGASTVLFQTITANRILTPGIMGFDAVFLAVQTLVAFAIGPALLMSAPPLASWLVELVLMAGSIVLLYWWLFLRRRLDLHVIVLAGLVLGVLFRSVTGFLQRLLDPDTFAILQDLTFASFTSVDRELLLPTGVLVVVALASLWPVRRELDVLSLGESTAISLGVPHRRVVMHVIVAIAAMVAASTALVGPVTFFGLIVANLAYGAVGHRHLRSVPAAIAIGVIALVGGQLILSRLLGFGTELPVVIEFVGGLFFIVLVLTGRAR, from the coding sequence ATGACCGCGACGTTCCTCGACGGCGCCCGCCGCGCGACCCGGAGCCTGCGGCATCCGACCGGCGCCCTCTGGGCGCTCACGGCACTCGCGGTCGCGATCGTGCTCGTGTTCCTCCTCACCGACCTGCCGGGCAAGTGGGAGTACGCACTGGGCCTTCGCACCCGCACCATCGCGGGCATGGTCATCGCCGCGGCGGCGGTGGGGGCATCCACCGTCCTCTTCCAGACGATCACCGCCAACCGGATCCTGACGCCCGGCATCATGGGCTTCGACGCCGTGTTCCTCGCGGTCCAGACCCTCGTCGCGTTCGCGATCGGGCCGGCGCTCCTGATGTCGGCGCCGCCCCTCGCGTCCTGGCTGGTCGAGCTCGTGCTGATGGCAGGGTCGATCGTGCTGTTGTACTGGTGGCTGTTCCTGCGACGCCGCCTCGACCTTCACGTGATCGTGCTCGCCGGGCTCGTGCTGGGCGTGCTGTTCCGCTCGGTCACCGGGTTCCTGCAGCGCCTGCTCGACCCCGACACGTTCGCGATCCTGCAGGATCTGACGTTCGCGAGCTTCACGTCGGTGGATCGGGAGCTGCTGCTGCCCACCGGCGTCCTCGTGGTCGTGGCGCTCGCCTCTCTCTGGCCGGTCCGCCGCGAGCTCGACGTGCTGTCACTCGGCGAGAGCACCGCCATCTCGCTCGGCGTCCCGCACCGCCGCGTGGTGATGCACGTGATCGTGGCGATCGCGGCGATGGTGGCGGCATCCACCGCGCTGGTCGGCCCGGTGACCTTCTTCGGTCTGATCGTCGCGAACCTCGCGTACGGCGCGGTCGGTCACCGTCACCTGCGCAGCGTCCCCGCGGCCATCGCCATCGGCGTGATCGCACTGGTCGGCGGGCAGCTGATCCTCTCCCGCCTGCTCGGCTTCGGCACCGAGCTTCCGGTCGTGATCGAGTTCGTCGGCGGCCTGTTCTTCATCGTCCTCGTTCTCACCGGAAGGGCCCGCTGA
- a CDS encoding siderophore-interacting protein: MTSAFSLEPTGLELRFRRVTLAAREWLTPSYVRVRLQGDELAGFASLGADDHLRIFFPDGDPQSVEELRAAPSREYTPLAWGEGWLELEFAIHGDPTAGTAGVAAAWAATAPLGALAGVGGPRGSKVLTGRPDAWFLAGDETAVPAMRRFSRAMDADAVGRILVEVTDAAHELAIDAPAGVVVEQVHRDGAPAGAALAARLDALHSDDRPAGSVFGFVAAEQSIVKPGRALLLDRWGLSAEHVIVKGYWKRGETEYHAPH; this comes from the coding sequence ATGACCTCCGCCTTCTCACTCGAGCCCACCGGCCTCGAGCTGCGCTTCCGCCGCGTGACCCTCGCCGCGCGGGAGTGGCTCACCCCCTCGTACGTGCGCGTGCGCCTGCAGGGCGATGAGCTCGCCGGATTCGCCTCGCTCGGCGCCGACGACCACCTCCGCATCTTCTTCCCCGACGGCGACCCGCAGTCCGTCGAAGAGCTGCGCGCGGCTCCGAGTCGCGAGTACACGCCGCTGGCGTGGGGCGAGGGCTGGCTCGAACTCGAGTTCGCGATCCACGGCGATCCGACGGCGGGCACGGCGGGCGTCGCGGCGGCGTGGGCGGCGACCGCGCCGCTCGGCGCGCTCGCGGGCGTGGGCGGGCCGCGGGGGTCGAAGGTGCTCACGGGCCGCCCCGACGCCTGGTTCCTCGCCGGCGACGAGACAGCCGTGCCGGCGATGCGCCGCTTCTCCCGTGCGATGGATGCCGACGCGGTCGGACGCATCCTGGTGGAGGTGACGGATGCCGCCCACGAGCTCGCCATCGACGCTCCGGCGGGCGTCGTGGTCGAGCAGGTGCACCGCGACGGCGCTCCGGCCGGTGCGGCGCTCGCGGCGCGACTGGATGCCCTCCACTCCGACGACCGGCCGGCCGGCTCGGTGTTCGGGTTCGTCGCGGCCGAGCAGTCGATCGTGAAGCCCGGTCGCGCGCTGCTGCTGGACCGGTGGGGCCTCAGCGCCGAGCACGTGATCGTGAAGGGCTACTGGAAGCGCGGCGAGACCGAGTACCACGCCCCGCACTGA
- a CDS encoding ATP-binding cassette domain-containing protein — MIRTDSVVKRHGALVAVDDVSIDIRPGVTAIIGPNGAGKSTLLAAVGRLVGTDGGVITVDGLDVTATKSRELARRLAILRQDNHLAIRLSVEDLVAYGRFPHGGSGRTADDRAHVDQAIELLDLDEVRGRFLDELSGGQRQRAFVAMALAQDTDHLLLDEPLNNLDPRHGVALMKLVRRLADERGMTVVVVLHDINVAAQYSDDIVAMRAGRVVHHGTVAEVVTEDRLAALYDTPARVVEIAGRPIVLWE, encoded by the coding sequence ATGATCCGCACCGACTCGGTGGTCAAACGCCACGGCGCGCTGGTCGCCGTCGACGACGTGTCGATCGACATCCGACCCGGCGTCACCGCCATCATCGGCCCGAACGGCGCCGGCAAGTCGACGCTGCTCGCCGCCGTCGGCCGCCTCGTCGGCACCGACGGCGGCGTCATCACCGTGGACGGCCTGGACGTGACCGCCACCAAGTCCCGCGAGCTCGCGCGGCGCCTGGCGATCCTGCGGCAGGACAACCACCTCGCGATCCGCCTCAGCGTCGAAGACCTCGTCGCGTACGGGCGCTTTCCGCACGGCGGCTCGGGACGCACCGCCGACGACCGCGCCCACGTCGACCAGGCGATCGAATTGCTCGACCTCGACGAGGTGCGCGGGCGCTTCCTCGACGAGCTGTCGGGCGGGCAGCGCCAGCGCGCGTTCGTCGCCATGGCGCTCGCACAGGACACCGACCACCTGCTCCTCGACGAGCCGCTCAACAACCTCGACCCGCGCCACGGTGTGGCGCTCATGAAGCTCGTGCGCCGCCTCGCCGACGAGCGCGGGATGACGGTGGTCGTCGTGCTGCACGACATCAACGTCGCCGCGCAGTACTCCGACGACATCGTCGCGATGCGGGCCGGCCGTGTCGTGCACCACGGAACCGTGGCCGAGGTCGTCACCGAGGACCGCCTCGCCGCGCTGTACGACACTCCGGCACGCGTCGTCGAGATCGCCGGCCGCCCCATCGTGCTCTGGGAATGA